ACGGGCGTTTACCTACTCCCACCGGGACGATTGACGCCCCCATCGGTCGCCATCCCCGGCACCGGCAAAAGATGGCCGTGGTAACCAATGGGCGACCGGCGGTGACCCACTGGCAGGTGTTGGCAACCCAGGGGGATTACAGTTGGGTGCATTTTCGGCTGGAGACCGGCCGCACCCACCAGATTCGCGTCCACCTGAGTCATCTGGGGCGCCCTTTGGTGAATGACCCCCTGTACAGTTCCCGGCGCACCTTCAACCGTTATCTCCCCGGACAGGCCCTGCACGCCTGGCGTTTGACCCTGCACCATCCCGTCACGGGGGAACCCTTGACGTTCACCGCACCCCTGCCCTCGTCACTGGAGCAATTGCTGCGCCACCTAGGATTTAGACATAACCTAACAGGGGCGACGGTTCCCCCCGCTCCACCGGCCAATCGGGATTCACCCCCCCAATGATCACCGTCTTTAGGGGCACGTACTCCCGGGAAAACTGGCGCAGGGCGTTGATAAGTACATCCAGGGCCAGACCATCACTGGTGCCCAGGTCAAACCAGCAGCGCGCCCACCGGTCCCGGTACTCCACCTCCCCCATATTGTGCATGACCGCCTGCAGAGTTCTGTCCGCCGCCTGGTTGTCGTAGGGGAAAAAGTTCAGGTCATAGCCCTGTTCCTGGACCTGCAGGTTTTCCGCGTTGAACCCCCCCAACTTCCCCAACAAAAACCAGGAACTGAGAATCTCCTCCAGATACTGGCGCGCCCGCACATCCGGCGGTTTGGCAAATTCAAACCACAGCCAGAGATTAAACACATCCACTTCCCGGAATTGCACATTCATGGGGGGACAGCCACCACGCGGCGTTGCGCCCGTTCCCGTTCCCGCTGGATTTGGCGCACCAGGGCGGGGGGCAGTTGGGTTTCCTGGGCCAGGGCCTGGTCAAACCACTTCACCGCTTCCCCATAATTGTGCTGGCCGGCCAGGATTTGCGCCTTCAGGTAGTG
This DNA window, taken from Gloeomargarita sp. SRBZ-1_bins_9, encodes the following:
- a CDS encoding DUF3531 family protein, giving the protein MNVQFREVDVFNLWLWFEFAKPPDVRARQYLEEILSSWFLLGKLGGFNAENLQVQEQGYDLNFFPYDNQAADRTLQAVMHNMGEVEYRDRWARCWFDLGTSDGLALDVLINALRQFSREYVPLKTVIIGGVNPDWPVERGEPSPLLGYV